The following coding sequences lie in one Bacillus rossius redtenbacheri isolate Brsri chromosome 13, Brsri_v3, whole genome shotgun sequence genomic window:
- the LOC134538457 gene encoding 52 kDa repressor of the inhibitor of the protein kinase-like: MAKVPKRPKLGSLGFTKNIESYFSRASSSTSQQPQELSTQAAANSGSEQRDAMDAQEQQGAIARFNGSSVDCAEAVDCNVGASESGSVNYNSVNHPSHQNDVGLHIGVGTLISDYTKCQLLENHWTPPCDYSFPFSVKKEKCREYKRYLSKKHIDMFHWVVFSHAKKGLFCVYCSLFSAHAAGHNNGMKLGKLVTEPLTKFSKLTGKDGDLEVHDKTEYHNQNVIAGKRFLQSYHNPEFEVINLINSQRLQQVNENRARLRPIIETIIFCGRQNIPLRGHRDDGVLLDDCTPANNEGNFRELLRFKVASGDKELENHLSCASSRATYIGKNTQNELIECCGDEIQSIILGRIKKAGFYAIIFDETTDVAHIEQLSLSVRYFYEMTIIEDFIMFIGAYKAIDGNCQHIGENKEIGSDCESEVILEPRLTGKSIGKLVVQMLSDSDLDPLLCVGISTDSCSVMVSESSGAVTEIMGVTKNATRCSCQNHCLNNSISQSSKVSSIRNTVSIIKTCISFFNQSAKRHKVLRKFSSSNIASLCETRWVERHTSLLQFREHLPSIVKALSAITSWQDSKSASKALTLLNSLLTSEFILAMLSLLDVLKITLPLSTLLQAESLDMHEASNAVRDTLSVLKTRRENSDNTFHVVFSEAKTLASKLDVEIRKPRTTAKQIHRENYDTDDAECYYRAIYNSMLDFILIDMKSRFSEDCLKSFDIRLLVPHILLNRSKDVDFRERLKAIASRFSFIQDNQESVLFAKLEGEVCVWEAKWFRELKASDEVEVPKTAMEAILKCEEEMFPTIFKLLKILVTLPISVATAERSFSTLRRSKTWLRSRILEERLNGLCLLHIHRDISINIDNIIERFAKKGKRRLDFVV, encoded by the exons ATG GCAAAAGTACCAAAAAGGCCTAAGCTTGGCTCATTGGGCTTTACCAAAAATATTGAGTCATATTTTTCAAGAGCCTCATCTTCAACGAGTCAACAACCACAAGAATTATCAACACAAGCAGCAGCTAATTCAGGAAGTGAGCAAAGAGATGCCATGGATGCTCAAGAGCAACAAGGAGCCATTGCACGATTCAATGGGTCTTCAGTGGATTGTGCTGAAGCTGTTGACTGCAATGTAGGTGCGAGTGAATCAGGTTCAGTAAATTATAATTCAGTTAATCATCCTTCCCACCAAAATGATGTAGGGCTACACATAGGGGTAGGAACCCTTATAAGTGACTACACAAAATGCCAGTTGCTGGAAAATCATTGGACTCCACCTTGCGACTACTCATTtcctttttctgttaaaaaagagAAATGTAGAGAATATAAGAGGTATTTGTCCAAAAAACATATTGATATGTTTCATTGGGTGGTTTTCTCACATGCAAAGAAAGGGCTATTTTGTGTGTACTGTTCTCTCTTCTCTGCCCATGCTGCTGGTCACAATAACGGTATGAAACTAGGGAAGTTGGTGACGGAGCCACTTACCAAATTTTCAAAGCTGACTGGAAAAGATGGTGATTTGGAAGTTCATGATAAAACTGAATATCATAACCAGAATGTCATTGCGGGTAAACGATTCCTACAATCCTACCATAATCCTGAGTTTGAAGTCATTAACCTGATTAATTCTCAACGTCTTCAACAAGTAAATGAAAATCGAGCTAGATTGCGACCTATTATTGAAACCATAATCTTTTGTGGTCGCCAGAATATACCCCTACGAGGGCACAGAGATGATGGTGTCCTACTGGATGATTGTACACCAGCAAACAATGAGGGTAATTTCAGGGAATTATTAAGATTCAAAGTAGCATCAGGTGACAAAGAGTTGGAGAACCATCTCTCTTGTGCATCATCTAGAGCAACTTACATTGGGAAAAATACTCAGAATGAGCTGATAGAATGTTGTGGTGATGAAATTCAATCAATTATTTTAGGCAGAATAAAAAAAGCTGGGTTCTATGCAATTATATTTGATGAAACTACAGATGTAGCACACATTGAGCAACTAAGTCTTAGTGTCAGGTATTTTTATGAAATGACTATCATTGAAGACTTTATAATGTTTATTGGTGCCTATAAAGCAATAGATGGAAATTGTCAACACATaggagaaaacaaagaaattggTTCTGATTGTGAAAGTGAGGTTATACTTGAACCACGTCTAACAGGCAAATCTATAGGAAAACTTGTCGTACAGATGCTATCAGATAGCGATCTAGATCCACTTCTTTGTGTTGGTATTTCTACAGACAGTTGCAGTGtaatggtttctgaaagttcagGTGCAGTTACAGAAATAATGGGAGTTACGAAAAATGCCACCAGATGTTCGTGTCAAAACCATTGTCTAAACAACTCAATTTCCCAATCATCCAAAGTGTCATCAATTCGCAATACTGTTTCCATAATAAAAACATGCATTTCTTTCTTCAACCAATCTGCCAAAAGACACAAGGTTTTAAGGAAATTTTCGTCCTCAAATATTGCCAGCTTATGTGAGACCAGGTGGGTTGAAAGACACACTTCGTTACTCCAGTTTCGCGAGCATTTACCTAGTATTGTGAAGGCACTCTCTGCTATAACATCATGGCAAGACTCGAAATCGGCCTCAAAAGCATTAACTCTACTTAATTCCTTACTAACCAGTGAATTTATCCTAGCAATGCTCTCTCTCCTGGATGTTTTGAAGATTACACTTCCATTGAGTACCCTCCTTCAAGCAGAATCACTTGATATGCACGAAGCTTCAAATGCTGTTAGGGATACTTTATCTGTTCTCAAGACTAGGAGAGAAAACAGTGACAATACTTTTCATGTAGTGTTTTCTGAAGCAAAAACCTTGGCTTCAAAACTCGATGTAGAAATAAGAAAACCTCGGACAACTGCAAAACAGATACATAGAGAGAACTATGATACTGATGATGCAGAATGTTACTACAGAGCCATTTATAATTCCATGTTGGATTTTATACTCATCGATATGAAGTCCCGTTTTTCAGAAGACTGTTTGAAATCATTTGACATTCGTTTGCTGGTACCACATATTCTTCTCAATAGAAGTAAAGATGTTGATTTCAGAGAGCGACTAAAAGCTATTGCTTCTCGTTTTTCTTTTATTCAGGATAATCaagaaagtgttttgtttgcgAAGCTTGAAGGTGAAGTCTGTGTATGGGAGGCCAAGTGGTTTCGTGAGCTTAAGGCATCAGACGAAGtagaagtaccgaaaactgcaatGGAAGCTATTTTGAAGTGTGAAGAGGAAATGTTTCCTACAATATTTAAGCTACTAAAAATTTTAGTGACATTACCAATTAGTGTAGCTACTGCAGAAAGGTCGTTCTCAACACTTCGAAGGTCAAAAACATGGCTGAGATCAAGAATTCTAGAAGAAAGACTTAATGGACTATGCCTTCTTCATATACACAGAGACATTTCgataaatattgataatattattgaaAGATTTGCCAAGAAAGGTAAAAGAAGATTAGATTTTGTCGTCTAA